GACCCCGCACATCCACAATCAGGGCCACCTGGCCGTCCCCCAGGATGGTGGCGCCGGAAATGCACGGCACCTTGCCCAGGTAGTCCCCGAGGGACTTGATAACTATTTCCAGTTCGCCCACCAGCCTGTCTACAATAACGCCCACCTTTTTCTCTCCAACGCCGAGCACCACGATAAACAGGCGGGCCTCTTCGCCGCAGCTTTCCACGCCGAATATTTCGGAAAGGCGTACCAGGGGCAGGATATTACCCCTGACCAGGATGACCTCGCTGTGCTTCACCTTTTTAATTTCTGAAACCTGGGCGCTTATAGTCTCCACCACGTTGGCAAGAGGGAAGGCGTACTGCTCGTTCCCCAGCCCCACCATTAGGGCCCGGATGATGGCCAGGGTCAAAGGCAGTTTAATCGTAAAGGTGGTCCCAGCCCCTACCGTACTGGCAACCTCCACAGTCCCGTTAATCTGCTCAATCTGGGTGCGGACGACGTCCATGCCTACGCCGCGCCCGGACAGGTCGCTTACCTCAGCAGCGGTAGAAAAGCCGGGCATAAAGATCAGGTTCATGGCTTCCCGGTCGTTCATCCGCTCCGCCGCCTCCCGGTCCAAAAGGCCTTTTTCCAGCGCCTTGGCGCGCAGGCGGGCCGGGTCGATGCCCCTGCCGTCGTCCTGGACGGTGATGATAATGTGGTTCTCCATATATGAAGCCTTAAGTTTAAGGGTGCCGGCCCTTGGCTTGCCCATCGCGGCCCTTTCTTCAGGCCCTTCAATGCCGTGATCTACCGCGTTCCGGATCAGGTGGATGAGGGGATCGCCGATAACTTCGATGATGTTCCGGTCCAGTTCGGTTTCGTGCCCCTCCACAATGAAGTTGATTTCCTTGCCCATCTTCTGGGCCAGGTCGCGCACCATGCGCGGAAACCGGTTGAACACCTGGGCTACGGGGAGCATCCTGGCCTTCATGATTTGTTCCTGAAGGTCGCTGGTCACCTGGCCAAGGTGAGCCGAAATTTCGTTTAAATTTTCAACCAGTTGGGCTGAGCCGGCGCCAAAGCGGCCTTCGAAAATCTCTGCAAAGCGGTTCAGCCTGGTCCGGTCGATAACCAGTTCGCCGACAAGATTCATCAGCGTGTCCAGCCTCTGCACGTCAACCCGCACGGTCTGCACCAGCTTGACTTCGGCCTGCTCCCCCTTTGCCGCCTGTTCCGGCTTATTGTTCTGAGATTCGGCAGCAAACTGTTTCGGGGCACCGGACTCGGCCTTTAAAACCACCCTTTCCAGTTCGGCCTCTGCCACTTCCGATACGGTCAATAAAAGATTCCGCACCCGGCCGGGGTCCTCTTTGGTCAGCAGGACTACCCTGAATGCAAAATCAAACCTGCCTTCCTGCAGATCTTCGGCCGGCGGCTCGCATTTGATCACTTCGCCGACCTGGGAAAGCGTTTCAAACAGCAAAAAGGCCCGCGCCGATTTCATCTGGCAGCCGCGATCCAGTTCCACGCGCACCCAGTAAGCCTGAAACCCTTTTACTTCCGCTTCGCGGATAACTTCCTCCTCAACATCCTGGAGTTCTCCGCTTATACCGCCCTCCACCCGGCCGGCCTGGTCCGGCCCGGCCTCCGCCGTTTCGCCGGACGGCGCGCCCAGTTCCTGGCATTGCCTCAGCTTCTCAATCACGCCTTCCACATCGACGGCAACTTCTTTGCCCAAAACCTCGTCCCTTAGCGCCTGCAGGGTGTCCAGGGCCAGAAATAGCGTATCCACCAGCGGGGCGGACACCGGGAGGAGCCCTTTCCGCATCTGGTCAAAGAGGTTTTCCATTTCATGGGTGAGGGAAGCCATTTTTTCATAGCCCATAACCGCAGAAGAACCTTTTATGGTATGAGCGGCGCGAAAAATTTCCTGGAGAGCCTCCTCGCTTCCCCCCTCCCTCTCAAGCACCAGGATGTTTTCATTCAGGCACTGGATCTTTTCCTCCAGCTCATCCAGGAATACGCCAATTTCCGCCTCAGAAAACATTATGACGCCACCCCTAAGCCGTTTCTAATACAAACCCGTTCAGCTCGCTTTTTTCCTGCTCGTAAAGTATTTTGTCCAGGTTGAGCAGGATGATCAGCCTGCTGTCCAGAATGGCAATGCCCCTCAGGTAAGCCGCGCTGATGCCGTGGATCATCGGCGGGGGCGGCTCAATGCTGTCGGCCGGCACGCGCAAAACCTCGGATACCGCGTCGACAATCATGCCAATGGTATTCCCGCCAACGTCCACAATGATAATCCTGCTGGCGCCCGTCCTTTCAGAAACCTCCAGGTTAAACCTCTTGCACAGGTCGATCACCGGAATGATCTTGCCCCGCAAATTTATGACCCCTTCTACAAAATCAGGAGTGCGGGGGACTCTGGTGATAGTTTCCATCCTGATGATCTCATAAACCGAAGCTATGCCTATTCCGTATGTCTGTTCGGCAAGCTGAAATACGACCAATTGTTCTTCCCTGCTGCCTGCCTCTTTTTCTTCATTAGCCATTACAGTCGCCTCCCTGGTTTATTTTTACGGCTTAACCGCCATTGGTTCGGCCGTTTCGTACTTGCTCCTCAAAATGACCAGATCCACCCGCCTGTTTTGCTGGCGGTGCTCCGCCGAATCGTTGGGCATTCGCGGCCTGAACTCGCCGTAACCCGTAGCCGAAAGGCGCTCGGGCGGGAAGTTCAACTTATGGATGAGCTCCTGCACCACGCTGGTGGCCCTGGCCACGGAAAGCTCCCAGTTGGAAGGGAATTCCCTGGTATTGATGGGCAGGTTGTCAGTATGGCCCTCCACCCTGATGTAGTTTGGAGCTTTTAGCAATATCTTCCCAATCTTGCCCACCGTTTCCTGCGCTTCCGGTGTCAGTCTGGCCGAGCCCAGGGGGAAAAGGGCTACGTCCAGAAAGCTCAAGACCAGGCCCCGCTCTTCCAGGTTAACGCTTACCCTCCCGGTCAGCCCGTTTTGCTCAATGTACTCCTGCAGTTCTCTCCTTAAACTCTCCAGATCGGCTGCCTCGGCCGCAGCCTGGCCCAGGTCCGCGGGCAGCGAACTGCCGGATACACCCGGCGCCAGGGAGGCGCCCGGCTCGGTCATGACCGACTGCCCGCCCCCCATGGCACTGGCCAGGGACATGGCAATAGCCTTAAATTTTCTGGCGTTAATGCTGCTTAAGGAATACATCACCACAAAAAAGATCATCAGCAGGGTGATTAAATCCGAATACGTAAGCAGCCATCTTTCGTGGCCGGCCTTGCCGGACTTTTGCGACTGCCCCTGTTTTTTCCTTATCATTTACTCTTCTTCCTTTTCCTGCCCTTCCTCTTCCTTGAAGCGCCCTTTGGGTTTTAAAAAGGCGGTCAGCCTTTCCCGGATTAAAATGGGGTTGTAGCCGGCCTGGATGGACATAATTCCTTCCAGCATCATTTCCCGCAGCATGATTTCCTTCTTGCTCATATTTTTTAGCTTGTCGGCAATTGGGAGCCAAAATACGTTAGCCGACCCGACACCGTACAGGGTGGCAATGAAGGCCAGGGCAATTGAAGGGCCGAGGGTTTCGGGGCTTTCCAGGTTGCTTAATACGTGCACCAGCCCCATCACCGTACCCAGGATGCCCATGGTCGGCGCATACCCGCCGGCCGCCTCAAAAATACTGGCGCTGCTGTGGTGGCGCTCCTGAATGGCGTACATCTCCGTCTCCATAATCCGGCGGACCAGCTCCGGATCGGTGCCGTCCACCACCAGTTGTATTCCCTTGCGCATAAAGGCGTCGCCGATCTGGGGAAGCTGGTTTTCCAGGTACAGCAATCCCTCCCGGCGCACCTTGTCGGCCAGGCCGACTATTTGCTCGATTAAAGCCACCTCATCCGGCAGTTTCTGAAACAAAATAACTTTGAACAACCTGGGCACGGCTGCCAGTTCGTTAAAAGAAAAACTCACAATGGTCGCCCCAATGGTACCTCCGAAAACAATTAAAGCAGCGGTTGGCTTTAGAAGCGCCATAATGTGCCCGCCGTCCAGAACAAAGGCTGCTACAAGAGAAACCACAGCAATTGCAAGACCTACAAGTGAGGTTAATTCCACTCTGTGACCCCTTCCGTCGGCAAAAGTAAGAGCAAAATTTTTATACTTTTTTCGACAGGCACCTAAAATATTCCTTTATAACTGGAGAAATTTTCTTTTAACAGACACTCTTTTTAAATATTCGTCGGCTCTTCAGCCCTTTTTATTAACACCTTTTAACTTTAAAAATTGCAAAAAAAAAATAAGCCGTTAAAACGGCCCTGGTTACGCTTGTTATTCCTGCCCTTTCAGCTTTGCTTCCACCCGCCGGGCCCAAACCGCATCTATCTCGGCCTCTACAGTTATTCCGCCGTTGCCGTGCTCCTCCCTCAAAACCCTGCCCTTTTCGTGCAGCACGGGCAAGAGGCCGCTTTTCCGGTACGGGATAAAAAAGCTTGCCTTGATCCGCCTGCCCGGCAGGGCCCGGGCAATGGCCGCCAGCAGGTCCTCCATTCCCCATCCCTTCAGGGCGGAAACGGCCACTGCCGGAGGGGAGCTTTTCTCCCTAAAAAACTTTGCGTCCGGCAGGAGGTCGGCTTTATTATAAACCATAACCAGCGGCTTTCCTGCCGCTCCAAGGGACGCCAGAACCTCATTTACCGCCCCGATCTGCTCTTCCATGTAGGGGTGGGAAGCGTCTACTACATGCAAAAGAAGGTCGGCCTCCATTACCTCCTCCAGGGTGGCTCTGAAAGCCGCCA
The window above is part of the Pelotomaculum thermopropionicum SI genome. Proteins encoded here:
- the CheA gene encoding chemotaxis protein histidine kinase and related kinases, giving the protein MFSEAEIGVFLDELEEKIQCLNENILVLEREGGSEEALQEIFRAAHTIKGSSAVMGYEKMASLTHEMENLFDQMRKGLLPVSAPLVDTLFLALDTLQALRDEVLGKEVAVDVEGVIEKLRQCQELGAPSGETAEAGPDQAGRVEGGISGELQDVEEEVIREAEVKGFQAYWVRVELDRGCQMKSARAFLLFETLSQVGEVIKCEPPAEDLQEGRFDFAFRVVLLTKEDPGRVRNLLLTVSEVAEAELERVVLKAESGAPKQFAAESQNNKPEQAAKGEQAEVKLVQTVRVDVQRLDTLMNLVGELVIDRTRLNRFAEIFEGRFGAGSAQLVENLNEISAHLGQVTSDLQEQIMKARMLPVAQVFNRFPRMVRDLAQKMGKEINFIVEGHETELDRNIIEVIGDPLIHLIRNAVDHGIEGPEERAAMGKPRAGTLKLKASYMENHIIITVQDDGRGIDPARLRAKALEKGLLDREAAERMNDREAMNLIFMPGFSTAAEVSDLSGRGVGMDVVRTQIEQINGTVEVASTVGAGTTFTIKLPLTLAIIRALMVGLGNEQYAFPLANVVETISAQVSEIKKVKHSEVILVRGNILPLVRLSEIFGVESCGEEARLFIVVLGVGEKKVGVIVDRLVGELEIVIKSLGDYLGKVPCISGATILGDGQVALIVDVRGLLQEIGFEEAAYAAG
- the CheW gene encoding chemotaxis signal transduction protein, whose translation is MANEEKEAGSREEQLVVFQLAEQTYGIGIASVYEIIRMETITRVPRTPDFVEGVINLRGKIIPVIDLCKRFNLEVSERTGASRIIIVDVGGNTIGMIVDAVSEVLRVPADSIEPPPPMIHGISAAYLRGIAILDSRLIILLNLDKILYEQEKSELNGFVLETA
- the MotB gene encoding flagellar motor protein, with product MIRKKQGQSQKSGKAGHERWLLTYSDLITLLMIFFVVMYSLSSINARKFKAIAMSLASAMGGGQSVMTEPGASLAPGVSGSSLPADLGQAAAEAADLESLRRELQEYIEQNGLTGRVSVNLEERGLVLSFLDVALFPLGSARLTPEAQETVGKIGKILLKAPNYIRVEGHTDNLPINTREFPSNWELSVARATSVVQELIHKLNFPPERLSATGYGEFRPRMPNDSAEHRQQNRRVDLVILRSKYETAEPMAVKP
- the MotA gene encoding flagellar motor component; the encoded protein is MELTSLVGLAIAVVSLVAAFVLDGGHIMALLKPTAALIVFGGTIGATIVSFSFNELAAVPRLFKVILFQKLPDEVALIEQIVGLADKVRREGLLYLENQLPQIGDAFMRKGIQLVVDGTDPELVRRIMETEMYAIQERHHSSASIFEAAGGYAPTMGILGTVMGLVHVLSNLESPETLGPSIALAFIATLYGVGSANVFWLPIADKLKNMSKKEIMLREMMLEGIMSIQAGYNPILIRERLTAFLKPKGRFKEEEGQEKEEE